In Desulforhopalus sp., the genomic stretch CTGTAGTCATGAAACCTGAAATAGAGGACCTTATCCCGCATCGGCCACCTTTTCTCTGGGTTGATCGAGTTGTATCGTTTTCAGACGACTGCATTCATACGGAAAAATATTTTCCCCCGGATTTGGAATGTTTCCGCGGCCACTACCCAGGTAACCCCATCATGCCCGGTGTACTTCTCTGCGAAGCAATTTTCCAGAGTGGCGCTTTACTCATGTCAAAAAGAAATCCAGTAAATGAACCGAGAACGAATCAGATTCCAATCTTAACGAGAATTGGCGGCGCAAAATTTAAGAAACCCGTTTTGCCGGGAGATACTGCTCAAATTAAAGTGACATTAAATGAAATAATGTCAGCGGCCTTTTTTTTCCAAGGCACATTAAAGGTCGATAATAAGGTCGCAGTATCGGTCGATTTTGTCTGTGCAATGGTTACTTCCTCTCCTTGAAAGATCTGCAACTATTTCACCAGTAAAGGTTTCTCTCTGCGCAAACTCATTAATGCGCCAATTGACCGGTTGAATTTTTAAGAAAAGTGGGTAAGATACCTGCTTTGAAAAAGTTTGCTCAATAACAACAAATCCATCCATCCAATAACCGAGTAAAACCGGGTCATGAACGATCGCCTGCGGTTGAGGCGATTGCACTGATAAAAGAAGGATCACTCCGTGCAGTTATCAATTCTCGATATGGTTCGACATGCTGGCCCAGTCGGCCAGATGGTAATGCTTACCCTCCTCATTTTTTCACTTGTTTCGTGGACTATTGTCTTTACGAAGGCTCGCCTTTTCAGAAAGGTCCGCATTGATTCTGAAGATTTCCTAGAGACGTTTTGGAATTCAGCCAACCTCAATGAAGCTAATAGCGCTGCTGAGGAATACGACTACAGTCCACAAGCGGCTGTTTTCATAGCAGGCTTTAGCGAATTGCAAAAAATCAACAAAATCCGTAATCGTAAGGATGACAGTCGCAGCAGCGAAACCCTGGAAATGCAGCTTGCTACTATGGATAATTTAAAGCGTGCGGTTAGAAAAGCGGAAACCCAGAAATTAAGCGAGCTTGGAGGGGGATTGTCCTTTTTGGCGACTACCGGTAGCGCAACCCCTTTTATCGGTCTATTTGGAACCGTTTGGGGAATTATGGCATCCTTTCATGATATTGGCCAACGCGGTTCCGCATCTCTCGCCGTTGTTGCTCCGGGTATATCGGAAGCCCTAGTCGCAACTGCTGCAGGACTTGCTGTCGCTATCCCTGCAGTCATTTTCTATAATTATTTTTCCAACAAACTTGACATGGTAGATGGAAATCTCGCTAATTTTTCAACGGACTTCCTGAACCTTGTAGAGCGTGACCTGTTGAGCAGAGTATAGAGATCATGGGACCTACAGGCGGCAACAGCCGAAAAAGATTGGTGGCGGACATCAATGTCACTCCCCTCGTTGATGTTATGCTGGTGTTGCTCATAATATTTATGATTACAGCACCCATGATGACCCAGGGGCTCAATGTCGACCTTCCCGAGACAACTGCAAAGGCCCTCCGCCAAGAAGAAAAACCGATCATCGTTACCATCGACGACAAGGGAGTTATCAGCATTAACAGTGTTCCCCAGGTTAGGGCACTCATGGTTCAAGAATTGAAAAAAAGTTATTCTGTAAACAAAGACCAGCCTATCTTTTTGAATGCAGATAAAAAGGTTCCTTACGGCGAAGTTGTTAAGGTCATGGCCGACATACAATCCGTCGGCTTTGATAAAATCGGTATGATCACCAAGCCTCCGGAAAAAGAGTGAAAGAGTGAGTCTAGGTTACCGAGTGGTTTCTATGCCTTCAGGTGAATGGAAACTTCCATTGACTTTGGCAATTGGGATACATGTTATGGTGGTTTTGGGGGCAGTGTATCTCCCGGGCTTTTTTAAGTCCAAACCAAAATTTGCCGATGTGTATACAGTGAGTCTTATTAATATTGCGGAACCTACGCTAGCCCCTCCTACAGCCAAGCCTCAAGCAGCAACGCCTCCCGCACCGGCAAAAGCTCAGGACCCTGCGCCGCCCCCTCCTTCACCGCCCAAAGCAAAAAAAACCGTTCCAGTGGCTGAGATACCAGAAAAAGTAGAGCCTGCTCCTGCGCCACCACCCGCTCCGCAAAAAGCAATTTCATTAAAACCGCTGAAGCAGAAAATTGTGAAAAATGTTAAAGAGCAAGAGCCTCCACCTAAAAAGACTGAGCCGGACCTCAAAAAGGTCCAAAAAATTGCTGAAGCACTTAGAGAAGAAGCTGTTCTTGAAGAAAGGGCTCGGCTAGCTCAGGAAGCACTTGAGCAGGAAAGACGAGTGCTTACGCAGAGCAATAAAGGGCGAGTCGTCACCGAATCATCTGACTCTCCAATTGGAAAACAGACGACAAATGCGCCAGCTGTTGGTGGAAGCAGCTCAAATCTGCTGGAGAGTCAATATCAGGCAGCTATCGCCAGCAGACTCCAGCAATTTTATTCATTGCCTGAGTATTTGCAAAAAGATCCGAACCTTACTGCTATTGTTGTTATCACCATCAAGATGGAAGGCGACGTTGCCAATGTGGTTTTCGAAAGCAAATCCGGAGATAGGGTTTTCGATCAATTTGTCAGCAAAACAATAGAACAGGCCAACCCTATGCCGCCAATCCCACCTGCCTTAAAAAAACAACGGTATGAGATAGGTTTTCGCTTTAAGCCGGGAAGCATTCAATGATATCTATTCAAAAACAATGCGTGTACGAGCCATGATTAAAAACACATGTAAAATTTTAGCGGCTGTTTCTTTTCTTATCTTCTGTCTATTCGCTCAAGCTTCAATAGCAGCAGATCGAGTCTATCTGGATATCTCTGCCCCTGAAGTCCGCAAGATTAACATCGCCATCCCCTGGTTTCAAAACAAAAGTTTGAGTGAGCAAAAGCAGGGAATCAGTAAAGATTTAGCCGATATACTTGGACAGGCATTAGCTTTCCATGGGATTATTTCCGTTATTCCATCGGAGAAATATGGAGATAACCAGTCGGCTGATTGGAAAAGAATGGGTGCGGACTACGCTGTTTTCGGCCAATTTGTCATGTCCGCCGACACTCTGAAGTTAGAGATGCGATTACAAGATGTTGCCGGAGACGAAATTGTCATGGGTAAAACCTTTTCTGGCAGCATTGATCAAAAAAATCAAATGTTATTCAAATTCTGCGACAGCGTAATTGAATCATTGACCGGCAAACCTGGTATTGCCGCCACCCAAATAGCCTTCGTTAACAGAGACAATACCGTGAAAGAGGTATTTCTCACCGATATTTTAGGCAAGAGTCTGAGGCAAATCACCCGCCATAAACATCTCACTGTCTCTCCAAGGTTTGTCCCCGGTGGAGTCTATCTCTCTTACACATCGTATCATAGCGGTAATCAAAACCTTTATATTACGGATCTTCGCCAGGATAAAACCACTCAAGCCCTTTCACGACGCAAAGGTTTGAACCTTGCCCCATCATGGTCTCAAGATGGGGAGAGAATGGTTGTAACCCTCTCAAAAGATGGTAATCCAGACCTGTACCTTTTAGACAAAAAAGGTGAAATTATTGAACAATTGACCAGTAAGGCCGGAATCAATGTCTCACCCGCTTGGTCTCCTGATGGCTCGACAGTAGTGTTTGTCTCAGATAGAACCGGGAAACCGCAATTGTTCGCGTTAGATATGCGCACCAGGGGTATACGGAGATTAACCTTTGATGGATCCGAAAATGCCGAACCCAGCTACTCACCAACCGAGAATTTAATTGTTTATTCTAGTTTGCGTGATGGAGTGTATCAACTGTTTACCATGAATCCGATAACCGGCGGCTCTATTAAACAATTGACTCACGATCTCAGCCACCACGAAGCACCAAGCTGGTCGCCTGACGGCAACCAAATCATCTTCGCAAAACGTGATGGCAATAAACAGGGTATATACGGTATAATGAAGACCGGCTCCTTTGAGAGGAAGCTCTTTAGCTTTCCAGGTAGCCAGACATACCCTCAATGGTCACGATAATTTAACCTGACACCATCTTCTCAACAGGCAACATGAATATGAAGAAATCTGTTATTAACGCTCTTTTTGTTGTGGCGATTGTTCCTTTTCTCGTTCAATGCGCCTCTCAGTCCGATGTTGATGAACTTCGCTACCAACTACGCGTTGTAAACAAAAAGCTCGAAGACATGAAGTCCACAACTGTTCCAATCCAGAAACGGCAAGCCGCCGCTTCCGGCCAGATGGATCAGCTGGAAAAAGAAATAATGGAGTTAAAAGGGCAGCTTGAGGAAACACATCATTTAAATCAGCGGCTCAAAGACCAAAATAAAGAGTTGGAAACTTCAATATCCAACGTAGCTCAAGAAGAAGCTGCCAAAAGAGAAGAAGCTCTGCGTCGTTTCGAGGATGCCCTCAAAGAAAAAGAAGCAAAACTTGCGGAAAAGCTTAACCAACAACAGGAAAGTGTTAAAGCTATTCAAGAAGCTCGCTTAAAAGAGGCAGAACGTAAGGCAAAAGAAACTGCTCTTATGGCGGATCTAGCCAAGAAAAAAGCTCAGAGTGCTAGCTCCCCTGAAGGTGATAAAACCAAACCAAAACCCCAAAGCGACCAAAAGAAGGAAAAGAAAGACGCTACACCCCCCACTACCAGTTCTGATACCACCGCTGAACCTGCGACCAAACAAGCAGCACCTGCCGTTACTAAAGAAAAAGCTACTCAGCCAACTGCAAATCAAGAAAAACAGGCGCAATCAGCTGCGGCAGATCCTTCAGATAGCAGTATGAAAAAGGCGCAGAAGCTATTCGAGAAAAATAGCTATGCCGAGGCCTTGCCTCTTTTTGAGCAGATTGCTGGAAATTCATCGTCTAGTGAGGCAGTTGACGCCCGATACATGATGGGAGAATGCCTGTTTAATCAGAAAGAATATGATAAGGCAATCATGCAATATCAAAAAATAATCTCCCAATACTCGGGACATGATAAAGCACCCTCGGCAATGTTTAAACAAGGAATGGCGTTTGAAAAGCTTGCCGACAAGGAAACCGCAAAGGTCATTTACAAGAAGCTTTTGAAGAAGCATTCTTCCTCTTCAGAAGCAGCCAAAGCCCAGGAAAGGCTCAGCAAACTTTAGTATTCTTCCAGTCACTTCCTTTTGAAAATTCGCCTCGATCAATTACTCTGCAATTTAGGAGTTTCAATCTCCCTTAAATCCGCCCAAGCACTAATTGGCGCCGGTGAGGTGTATGTAGACGATAAGATTGCTGATAAGCCCGGAATCTTCTACGAACCAAATGTTTCAATTCGGCTCAAGAATCGATGTCCCTATGTTTCTCGTGGAGGACTTAAATTAGAGAAAGGCCTAAGCCACTTCAAAATTGATCCAACAGGCTGGGTTTGTATCGATATTGGGGCATCAACAGGGGGGTTTACAGACTGTCTGCTCCAACATAACGCCAAGAAAGTATATGCCATAGACGTTGCCTATGGCCAACTTTCCTGGAAGATCCGACAAGACACCCGTGTTGTCACACTTGAGAGATTCAACGCACGGAGCATATCTTCAAGTGATATTGAAGAGACCAGAATCGATTTTGCGGTAATGGATGTGTCGTTTATTTCCATTACTACTCTTCTCCCAGCCTTACTGCCGCTTTTTAAAGAAAAAGTCAAAATCCTCGCCTTAATAAAACCACAATTCGAGCTTCTTAAAGAAGAGGTAGGAAAAGGTGGAGTTGTCCACCAGCCAGACTTGCACCAAAAGGCTATTGGAAAAATAGTCGGATTCGTCGAAAATGCTGGCCTAACCAGTAATGGCGTAATTGATTCTCCGATTCTCGGGCCAAAAGGCAATCGCGAATTCCTTATCTCAATAGCATCAAAGCCCAACCATCAATAATATACTCCTTCTGGCAGCT encodes the following:
- a CDS encoding tetratricopeptide repeat protein; this translates as MKKSVINALFVVAIVPFLVQCASQSDVDELRYQLRVVNKKLEDMKSTTVPIQKRQAAASGQMDQLEKEIMELKGQLEETHHLNQRLKDQNKELETSISNVAQEEAAKREEALRRFEDALKEKEAKLAEKLNQQQESVKAIQEARLKEAERKAKETALMADLAKKKAQSASSPEGDKTKPKPQSDQKKEKKDATPPTTSSDTTAEPATKQAAPAVTKEKATQPTANQEKQAQSAAADPSDSSMKKAQKLFEKNSYAEALPLFEQIAGNSSSSEAVDARYMMGECLFNQKEYDKAIMQYQKIISQYSGHDKAPSAMFKQGMAFEKLADKETAKVIYKKLLKKHSSSSEAAKAQERLSKL
- a CDS encoding protein TolB; translated protein: MIKNTCKILAAVSFLIFCLFAQASIAADRVYLDISAPEVRKINIAIPWFQNKSLSEQKQGISKDLADILGQALAFHGIISVIPSEKYGDNQSADWKRMGADYAVFGQFVMSADTLKLEMRLQDVAGDEIVMGKTFSGSIDQKNQMLFKFCDSVIESLTGKPGIAATQIAFVNRDNTVKEVFLTDILGKSLRQITRHKHLTVSPRFVPGGVYLSYTSYHSGNQNLYITDLRQDKTTQALSRRKGLNLAPSWSQDGERMVVTLSKDGNPDLYLLDKKGEIIEQLTSKAGINVSPAWSPDGSTVVFVSDRTGKPQLFALDMRTRGIRRLTFDGSENAEPSYSPTENLIVYSSLRDGVYQLFTMNPITGGSIKQLTHDLSHHEAPSWSPDGNQIIFAKRDGNKQGIYGIMKTGSFERKLFSFPGSQTYPQWSR
- the tolQ gene encoding protein TolQ, producing the protein MQLSILDMVRHAGPVGQMVMLTLLIFSLVSWTIVFTKARLFRKVRIDSEDFLETFWNSANLNEANSAAEEYDYSPQAAVFIAGFSELQKINKIRNRKDDSRSSETLEMQLATMDNLKRAVRKAETQKLSELGGGLSFLATTGSATPFIGLFGTVWGIMASFHDIGQRGSASLAVVAPGISEALVATAAGLAVAIPAVIFYNYFSNKLDMVDGNLANFSTDFLNLVERDLLSRV
- a CDS encoding beta-hydroxyacyl-ACP dehydratase is translated as MKPEIEDLIPHRPPFLWVDRVVSFSDDCIHTEKYFPPDLECFRGHYPGNPIMPGVLLCEAIFQSGALLMSKRNPVNEPRTNQIPILTRIGGAKFKKPVLPGDTAQIKVTLNEIMSAAFFFQGTLKVDNKVAVSVDFVCAMVTSSP
- a CDS encoding TonB C-terminal domain-containing protein; protein product: MPSGEWKLPLTLAIGIHVMVVLGAVYLPGFFKSKPKFADVYTVSLINIAEPTLAPPTAKPQAATPPAPAKAQDPAPPPPSPPKAKKTVPVAEIPEKVEPAPAPPPAPQKAISLKPLKQKIVKNVKEQEPPPKKTEPDLKKVQKIAEALREEAVLEERARLAQEALEQERRVLTQSNKGRVVTESSDSPIGKQTTNAPAVGGSSSNLLESQYQAAIASRLQQFYSLPEYLQKDPNLTAIVVITIKMEGDVANVVFESKSGDRVFDQFVSKTIEQANPMPPIPPALKKQRYEIGFRFKPGSIQ
- a CDS encoding TlyA family RNA methyltransferase, whose product is MKIRLDQLLCNLGVSISLKSAQALIGAGEVYVDDKIADKPGIFYEPNVSIRLKNRCPYVSRGGLKLEKGLSHFKIDPTGWVCIDIGASTGGFTDCLLQHNAKKVYAIDVAYGQLSWKIRQDTRVVTLERFNARSISSSDIEETRIDFAVMDVSFISITTLLPALLPLFKEKVKILALIKPQFELLKEEVGKGGVVHQPDLHQKAIGKIVGFVENAGLTSNGVIDSPILGPKGNREFLISIASKPNHQ
- the tolR gene encoding protein TolR, encoding MGPTGGNSRKRLVADINVTPLVDVMLVLLIIFMITAPMMTQGLNVDLPETTAKALRQEEKPIIVTIDDKGVISINSVPQVRALMVQELKKSYSVNKDQPIFLNADKKVPYGEVVKVMADIQSVGFDKIGMITKPPEKE